The genomic region TCAGGTGTGTGGAGATGTGGGAGTTCTCGGTTGGCGAACAACAGGATCTCAGAGGTTTCGCGAGGTTCTAATTCGAGCCCTTGGAGCGTGTCGTTCACGCTCTCCATAATCTCTGCCGCGTTTGGAGGCGGGCCGGGGTCAGTCATACTGTGTGCTCCTTGGCGAGTGAACAAATAGGTTACTGACCAGTATGCCTAATACGGTTTTTGACCACATTAGTTGACCCAAAGTATTATTCACGCCGCTGAAGTACTCTCAAGTGAGACCATGAGTGACGCACCTGCCGCAGAGGGTGACGGCCCGTTCGAAGAGCAGCGGCAGATCTACGATCTCCTATCCCAGGAGACGCGGCACTTGATCCTACAGTTCATCCTTGGCCATCCGGAGCATCTCCCGTCGCTCGATGAGTTGGCGTACATGATGCCGAAGAACAAGGCCGCAGTCAGAGATCAGCTGGAGGTTCTCAGTGACAACGATATCATCGAATGTTATCGGTACCCGCCGAATGAGGACGCGCGCGATCTTCCCAGTCAGTTTTACGGTCTGACTGAACACGGAGTTGAGGTTCTCTATGAGTACAATTATCTCCGTGGCCTCCCCGTAGCGCGTGCTCTCTACGATAACACGCGCCTGTCCGAAAAAGCACAACGGCACCGTGACGCGCCGCGCCCGGAACTTCCAGACAAGGTCAGAGGTGCCCTCACGGTTGATGAAGATGACAGCACTGATTTCGACCGCTTGGAGCAACACATCCGGGAGCGAAAGGGGAATACACACAGCGTTGATGATCAGGTCGCCGTCGCAAAGGCATTCTACAACGCGGAGATAGGTCCCGAAAAAGAGGGTATCAAGCGAACTGAGCTGCTGGACTCGCTTGATGTCGACATTGAGTATCAACCGCAGACGGTACTGAATCACCTTGTTGATGCTGAAGTGCTTGCGCAAACCGCTCCTCCCGGGCCGGATGTCTTTGCGATTAGCGAACGGATTGATGAGATTGTGAATGGGCAGGTGACTGAGGAAGCGGAAGCGAACCTGGATGCGCTGATCGCGCACATCGACGATGAAATACAGGTCACAGCGCTTTCTGAGGACGCTGCGGAGCGGGATGGCCCGCAGGCCCGGATATCAGCGCCGTCTGTCGCGGTCGCTGACGGGGCTGGTCGAACAATTCGGAGTATCTTGGCCGCGGAGTTTGGTATCAAGCCAGAACAGGTCGTCGAGTTTCTTCGGTCTGGCGACGCAGTGGATCGACTCAATACGGCTGTTAAGGTGATTGAGTCCTCCAAAGAGGTCACGAAATCAGAAGATTACGGGCAGATCGTGTTTGTTCGACCGGCGTATCGCTACCGGCTGACTGAACAGGCGATGAATCTCGTCTGAGAAATCAAAATAGAATCGTAACCACCTACGTCAGACGGCCGACTGATTGGTCCAACCGCCACTCGTTGCTCAACACATCGTCTTTGGTATCCGTCCCACCCGTCGTTAGAATGCCAAGATGATAGAGCTGGTATTTGAACTGGAAATGAACCCCAGATTTATAGATCGTCGGGTCAGCCAACACCGACTCATTGATATCTCCATCTGCGGTGAGCACATCGTCGCGCTGGTCTCGGGTGAAGAACACCTCAACAGCGAGCGGCTGGTTGATACGAGTTGCTTCAAGCGCAACATCGGCTAACGACACCGCCTGGGACCCGCTATCGTGGAGTCGTTCAAGTGACTCAACAATCAGCTGGGTGGGCGCGTACTGAATCGTAACTGACCGGGCGAGCTGTGCCCAACGCGGCGCCAACTCGGTGAACCGCGTCGAGCGACCAGTCCAGCTGTCGAACACCTCAAGCGCAGCCGTCACACTCTCGTGTTGCTCCCGAGCAAAGCGCACAACCTCCGCACCGAGGTGCGTCAGTGAGTCCCCGGTGAGACGGTCGTCGACGAGATTTAACAGGATCGCACCGCGTCGCCCGCCAGAGATTGCGTTAATGACGTGATCAGCATACACAGCGGCGGTATCACCGTCAGCAGCGAGCGCGAGTGCGTACCCGAGGTAGTTTTTCGGATGATTCACCGGAAAACTCCCATCGGTGAGTCGATGCGTCGTCGCCTGAAGACGCACCGCATCAATCGTCGTCGAGAACTCACCGGCCCCAGTGACGCGAGCGGGCTCAACGACACGTGCCGAGTCAGAATCCTCGACAGCGATGACACCAATGTTGAGATTGCGCGCCTGGGCACGTGCTGCGTCAGTGATACTGGGAGCCGGCGCAGCGACGTATCCAATGTTGACCTCAGGGAGGTGATTGTGCGCTTGGGTGATGCCACGAGTGACGTCCGCTGCGGCCGGGTCTGAGTTGTGGCCTTTTGCTTCAATCACCGTGACTGGTGTCGTGGCCGCATCCTCGTTCAACACCTCAGTAGCCGGCATTCCAACGCCGAGGAGGTCAGGTTCCCCAGCAGCGAGTCGAATCGTGTTATACGGCGCAAGCCGCTCTCGCAGTCCCTCTGGAATGGTCCACCCGCCCCAAGTGGACTGTGTGAACTGTGTTTCCGTGACTGCGTATTGATCAGAGGTTGTGGCAATATCGGGATACAGCGTATCTTTCGCGGCTGCGAGCACCGTTGGCTCGGCAAGCGAAACTGCCATTATCCCGTCAACTAGCGTGTAGCTGATATAGGTGGGGGGTCGGAGAGCCTTTGCCAATACAGCGGGTTATTGGAACCCGATTGGGCGGGCGTCTTCTTTGGTTTGGGTCGCTGAGGGAGCGGTGTGGTCTTCGTCATCGTTCAGCGGGGGGATAGTAGACGTGAGGAGTTCGGCGATAGTCATCTTTGTATGCCTGATCTGGTCTATCGCATCACGGTATTCTGGATGTCCGAAGTCAGCACGATGCGGGAACACGCGGTCCCGGACTAAGACGCCGTTCCAACGATTGTGTTCGCCGTATTCGAGACGAATCACGTCAGGTGATCCAGGACCGAGTTCGTCTGTGACTGCCGTTTTGAATTCGGCTTCGTGTTCTTCAGCGAGTTGAAGATCCGCTTGGATCGTCTGGTCGATCACCTGTTCTTGCCGATCGCTCGGCAGCGAGACGAAGTCAACATCAGCGCGTTCAGAGAGTTCCTCGGTGGTGTACTGAGACCGTAGTCGAGAGACGAACGTATACGGACACCCGATAGTAAACCGCGGTTCGTCCGGGACAGCGCGGAACATGACGTAGTGACCGTCGGCAAACACATCCAGTCCGTGCCGAGTGTTGTTTTGGTCGCTAGGGTAGGTGTTCTCATCGATCTCGTCTCCATTCGCGTGGGCTGCCGATGCCAACGTCCCAATCGCATCATACAGATCAGACATCAGTATGCTCGTATCTACCAGATGCCCTGACAAGAAATTAGTGACTGTCAGAAACTACTAACTGCAAAGTATGTCCGTTCGTCGAGCTATTATTCCCGGGGAGAACTCCAAAGCGCATCAATTTGGTGAGCCACGCATGCGCCTCGTCCTCGGTTGAGTGTGTGATCCCGTTTGGGAGGCGCGTAGTTGAACAGTAGTCAGAAATCGCAATTTCTGAAATTACAGTTTCTAAAATCGGGAGTTCTATCTGTGTGGAGCGAGGACTAACAGTATGGAACGATTTGTTGATCGGGACGCCGAACTCGATCAACTCACGGCCTGTTACGACTCCGAGACGGCGGACTTCGTCGTGATCTACGGCCGTCGTCGTCTCGGGAAAAGCGAGCTCGTCCGCCAGTCAATCGCCGATCGGGAGGACGCGGTCTACTACCAGGCAGTCGAGTCCACCGCGCAAAACCAGCGCGAGCAGTTCGTCGAGACCGTCACTGCGCAGTTCCCCTCGCTACAAAACGTTCGCCGTGACTGGGAGGTGCTTCTCGAAGCATTGGGTACAGAGGACGCTGTCGTCGTAATCGACGAGTTCCCGTTCCTTATCGGCGAGGATGAGTCACTCCCGTCTCGGATCCAACGCGTCTGGGACACGGAACTACGGGACACCGGAATGACGCTCGTGCTCGTCGGGTCGTCGATCAGCGTCATGGAAGACAAGGTGCTCTCCGGAAGCGCACCGCTGTACGGGCGCCGAACGGCGACGATCGACCTCGAACCGCTCTCAGTCGGCGACGCCCGCGAGTTCTTCCCGGGGTACGACCCGGAGACTGCGATCGCCGCGTGGTCGATTTACGGCGGCACGCCGTACTACCTCCAGACGATTGACCCCGACCAACAGTTAGGAACGAACGTTCAACGAGCGATCCTGTCGGAGCGTGGGCTCCTATACTCCGAGCCCGAGTTTCTGCTCCGGACCGAGCTCCGGCACCCGAACACGTACTTCAGTATCCTCCGGGCGCTCGCACACGGCCGTCGAACGCCGAACGAAATCGCGGGTATGACTGGCGTCGAGTCAGGGTCGCTCAGCACGTATCTCCAGAAGCTCCGCCGCCTCCGGCTCGTCGAACGCCACATCCCCGTGACGGAGTCACCGACATCGTCGAAACGCGGGCGGTATCGTATCGCCGCGCCGCTGTTCCGGTTCTGGTTCCGGTTCGTGTATGGGAACCAAGATCAGCTCCGCTTGCTCGGCGACGACGCGTACGACGAACTCGTGGCACCGGAGCTCGCGGATTACGTGAGTCCGTTGTTCGAACGGCTCTGTCAGCAGTCGCTCCCGGCACTCATCGACCGACAGTTCACGGACCTCGGGCAGTGGTGGTTCAAAGAACACGAGTTAGACGTGCTCGGGCTTACCGACGAGGGACCCGTCGCAGGCGAGTGTAAGTTCACCTCGCGCCCCGTGAGCGAAGGCGTCCTCGCAGACCTCGAACGGACGGCGTCAGAGGTACGGTGGGGAGCGGAACCGGCAGATGGGGCGGCACTATACGTCTTATTCAGCCGCTCCGGGTACACCGATGATCTGGAGCGCGCCGCCGACGCCCGTGACGATATCCGTCTCTTCGACCTGCCGGACGTAATCGCTACTGGAGGGAGGCAGTGAACGGTCTGTCCGCACGTTCACGGTGGTAATTCTTTCACACGGCCGATCAATGCTAGACCGATGGTAGCCTTGCTATGCTCACCTATCGGTCCCGGATCGCGATTGGCTCACGATCCAGCGTCGGGATTTCCGGGTCCCCGTGGCGAGTGTTGACATCGAAGACAACGTCGAAGTGTGGAGACATCGTACCGTTTGACGAGTCGGTCCCCGTCGCGTTCAACACGTACTGACAGTTGTCAAAGCTCTCGTCGTCGGCATCGGGAGAATCGGACGCCACAATATTACCGTTCGAGTGACTTCTACGGTCAGATGTCGCCGTTGATGATATCCTCGACGCGCTGGTGGTTGAACAGCCGCTCGTCGTCCGTGAACTCGGGGTACGCGTCGGTGTCGTCGTCGGTTGGCCACTCCCCGAACTGATCGGGGTAAAGCTCCTTGGCGGTCATCTCGAGTTGGAAGAGGTTCATCAGCGGCCCTTGCCACCGGGTTCCCTGCGGGTACACTCGGTCGTTCTGAACAGCGGATAACTCGCCGCCGACGGGGTCGTCCGCGAGATTCTGTGTTAGCGTTCCGAAGTCGAAGGTGTCGGTGACGGTCCACAGTGCAAGTATCACGTCCGGGTCCGCCTCAAGCAGCGCCTCTAGGTCGACCTGTTTGAACGCCCCCGAGAACTCCTCGCCACCGAAGGCGTCGACCGCACCGAGCGGCCGAGTGTGGGCGTTGAAATATCCCGGGGCGTTCAGCCGGAGCATATAGATCGCCGACAGGTCCTCCGAGATAGAGAGGTACGCCGTGGTCGGTCGGTCCGATTCCGCTGGAAGTCCGTCCTCGATGGTCCCGAGGAGGTCGTCGTGAACAGATGCGAGCGCTTCGTACCGCTCTCGCTCCCCGTACAGAGTGGCAACGCGATCGAACAGGTCCCACAACGAGTAGTACTCGTACCCGTCAGCCCACTCCTCAGACGGGGTGGCGTGGTAGCTGCTGTAGTAATTCCCGAGCCACGGCCCGACATTGTTAGCGACCTCGTCGATGTCGTTTCGAGTCCAGTTCTCTTGCGTCGTCACCCACGACGGGTCGACGAGGTGGAGGTCGCTGTCGAGCTCGTACAGCTGCTCTTTCGCGAAACCATACTCTCCCGCGTTATCGGCCCACTCGATCTCGAAGTCGTCGAACCCGGCGGTGAAGTACTTGAGGCCCGCGACCGTTCCGTCCCACCAGAGATAGTTGACGGATCCGCCCTGGCCGAGCGCACTGGCCATGTCCGGAAACCATGGGAAATGGGTAAATACGTTTGTCGGGGGTTCTTCTAAGCTTACCGTGCCGACAGGTGAGAGATCGGCCGTGTAACTCGGCTCGGACGTTGAGGTTTCGGTCTCACTCCCGTTCTCTCCCCCTGTCTCCGATGGTGTCTCTGTTGTTGTCTCTGACTGGTCAGGCGTCGCTCCGTCATCCGAACTACCGGTACAGCCGGCGAGTAGCGTCCCGCCAACAACCGCTCCGCCGTACTTCATGTAGTCTCTGCGCGTCGGTGCCTCGTGTCAACCGCTATCTCCGGACATACGTTTTAGGCTCACCTAAATAATAGTAACTCCTTCGGTCTCCAGACGGCTACACCCAATTGACCCCGTGACCGACTCGCACCCTGTATCCAGCAGGACTGCCAAATCATATCACCACGCTAGGAGATTCAACAAGCTCAGATCGTCCGAAGATATCCTCTCAAGGAAAGTCAAATCCCACGATACCTCACTCACAAAGCGCCAACCGGACAGCGTCAGACATCCCACTGATACGAGCGGCATGCTCCCATGATTCCTCGCGGATGCCGTTGGTGACGTATGCGAAGCCAACGTTGAGTTCCGGATCCCCCCAGCCGAAGATACTCCCGAGTCCAGCATGACCGAACATCCGCTCGCGACTGAAGGATCCGAACATGTCATTTGCCAGTCCGCCAGTCCAAAACCCGAGCGCATACCGTGCCGGTCGGGAGAGTGTGCCATCTGCGTCTGTTTCAGCATAAGTTCGGGTCGCTTCGGTCACGGTCTCCGCATCGAGCAGGCGCGTCCCATCGAGTTCGCCGCCATTGGCCATACACGCGTAGAACCGGGCCATATCTCGCGCGGTGCTAATACCGTTTGCCGCTGGGATCACTGCCCGTCGAACGGCTTCATCGTTGAACGCATCCGCTGAGTCCGACGCCGGGATCCCTAACCCCTCGCCGGGATCGCGGCAGCGGTCATACATCTCGAATCCGGATAAGGCAGCGACGTCGTCGTCTTCATCTGGATGAAGTCCGATCGACGAGTGGTCCATCCCGAGCGGCGTGAACACGTGGTCAGCGACATACTCATCGACGTGCTGGTCGGAAATCCGGTGGATGAGTTCGCCGACGATCCATCCGTAGTTGAAGGTGTGATAGGCGGGTTGTTCGCCCGGTTCGAATACTGGTTCGATGTCCTCCATGGCCTGGACAACTGCGTTCCAGTCACCCCATTTTTCGGGCTGGTCGTCGAAGTCGCCGTATGGGATCCCGGCAGTGTGGCTAAGCACCTGTCGGATGGTGATTTCAGCTTTTTGTGTCCCGCTATCAGCGAAC from Halorubrum salinarum harbors:
- a CDS encoding ATP-binding protein; its protein translation is MERFVDRDAELDQLTACYDSETADFVVIYGRRRLGKSELVRQSIADREDAVYYQAVESTAQNQREQFVETVTAQFPSLQNVRRDWEVLLEALGTEDAVVVIDEFPFLIGEDESLPSRIQRVWDTELRDTGMTLVLVGSSISVMEDKVLSGSAPLYGRRTATIDLEPLSVGDAREFFPGYDPETAIAAWSIYGGTPYYLQTIDPDQQLGTNVQRAILSERGLLYSEPEFLLRTELRHPNTYFSILRALAHGRRTPNEIAGMTGVESGSLSTYLQKLRRLRLVERHIPVTESPTSSKRGRYRIAAPLFRFWFRFVYGNQDQLRLLGDDAYDELVAPELADYVSPLFERLCQQSLPALIDRQFTDLGQWWFKEHELDVLGLTDEGPVAGECKFTSRPVSEGVLADLERTASEVRWGAEPADGAALYVLFSRSGYTDDLERAADARDDIRLFDLPDVIATGGRQ
- a CDS encoding ABC transporter substrate-binding protein, whose product is MKYGGAVVGGTLLAGCTGSSDDGATPDQSETTTETPSETGGENGSETETSTSEPSYTADLSPVGTVSLEEPPTNVFTHFPWFPDMASALGQGGSVNYLWWDGTVAGLKYFTAGFDDFEIEWADNAGEYGFAKEQLYELDSDLHLVDPSWVTTQENWTRNDIDEVANNVGPWLGNYYSSYHATPSEEWADGYEYYSLWDLFDRVATLYGERERYEALASVHDDLLGTIEDGLPAESDRPTTAYLSISEDLSAIYMLRLNAPGYFNAHTRPLGAVDAFGGEEFSGAFKQVDLEALLEADPDVILALWTVTDTFDFGTLTQNLADDPVGGELSAVQNDRVYPQGTRWQGPLMNLFQLEMTAKELYPDQFGEWPTDDDTDAYPEFTDDERLFNHQRVEDIINGDI
- a CDS encoding serine hydrolase domain-containing protein yields the protein MTTLTNKDREQLQAEFDRHLEVGLHHGAQLAVYVDGDLAVDFAGGTTGPDGAETTTDTRHLIFSCTKPYAGVGLHQLIEQGEAAYDDQVIEHWPEFADSGTQKAEITIRQVLSHTAGIPYGDFDDQPEKWGDWNAVVQAMEDIEPVFEPGEQPAYHTFNYGWIVGELIHRISDQHVDEYVADHVFTPLGMDHSSIGLHPDEDDDVAALSGFEMYDRCRDPGEGLGIPASDSADAFNDEAVRRAVIPAANGISTARDMARFYACMANGGELDGTRLLDAETVTEATRTYAETDADGTLSRPARYALGFWTGGLANDMFGSFSRERMFGHAGLGSIFGWGDPELNVGFAYVTNGIREESWEHAARISGMSDAVRLALCE